Part of the Caulifigura coniformis genome, CCGCGGACCATCACGGTCCGCTCGCCGGCGATGTACGCCTCGAGGGCCGAGACCGCGACCGGGTTCAGGTTCACGATCCGTTCCTTGTTCCCTTTTCCGCGGCAGTGGGCGATGGAGTCGGCCAGGCGCACGGATTTGATCGTCAGGTTGCTGACTTCCGAAGCACGGCAGCCCGTCGCATACAGGACCGCCAGGAGTGCCCGATCGCGGAGCGGATAGGCATCCGCACGCGTCGGAGCCGCCAGCAGCTTGTCGACCGTTTCCGGACTCAGGACGGTCGGCAGATATTCCCACAGCTTCGGCGACGACATGAGGTCGACCGCGCTCTGGGTCAGCACTCCCTCGAGAACCAGGTACCGGAAGAACATCTTCAGCGCGACCAACCTGCGGGCGATCGTCGACGCCGAGAGATTCCGCTCGTGCAGCGCCTGCAGGTAATCGCCAAGCAGCGGCAGGTCGACAGCCTGCACCGACTGGATCCGCCGGCTGCTCGACCACTCCGTGAACTGCCGGAGGTCGTTCCGGTAGGCGGCGATGGTGTTGGCCGACATTCCGCACTCGGCCGCCAGGTATTGCAGAAATGACTCCACATGCGTCGCCGGACTGAGCGCGACCAGGTTCGACTGGGCGGCGGGTCCGGGAGGTCGACGACGAGGAGGCATGGGATCCGCAGCAACAGGCCGGAATGCAGACAAAAACCTGCTCCTGTTATCGACCCCCGGGCAACAACCACCCGACCCTCATTTCCAGGCCACCTCCCCCGCCCGCAAGTCAGCCCATCGGCAAACCCGAAGACCACCGCCCCGCGTGCCAAAGCTCCGTGAGCCGTACAAACGTCACAACCCGCCCTGCCTTCCTTCACTTCCTTTCCTTCTGTTCCCTCTTGAAACCAACCACCCGACGAACGCCCCCCGTCATCACCCCCGCTCTCCCTTCCTCCTGTCCAACCGCAAACCGCGTCCCCGCGCCCAGT contains:
- the xerD gene encoding site-specific tyrosine recombinase XerD produces the protein MPPRRRPPGPAAQSNLVALSPATHVESFLQYLAAECGMSANTIAAYRNDLRQFTEWSSSRRIQSVQAVDLPLLGDYLQALHERNLSASTIARRLVALKMFFRYLVLEGVLTQSAVDLMSSPKLWEYLPTVLSPETVDKLLAAPTRADAYPLRDRALLAVLYATGCRASEVSNLTIKSVRLADSIAHCRGKGNKERIVNLNPVAVSALEAYIAGERTVMVRGRDQDALFVTRAGKALTRIMIWKLVKKYATRAGCADKVSPHTLRHSFATHMLAGGAEIRALQEMLGHASIRTTQVYTHVEHSRLKSIHAKCHPRG